Proteins encoded within one genomic window of Burkholderiaceae bacterium:
- a CDS encoding 2-isopropylmalate synthase: MLKVPSTKYRAFAPVGLTDRTWPDAVLARAPIWLSTDLRDGNQALIEPMDVARKLAMFELLVKIGFKEIEVGFPSASQVEFDFVRKLIDEDLIPDDVTIQVLTQAREPLVARTFESLRGARRAIVHLYNAVAPVMRRVVLGLDEGGIVDLAVTHARLFRELAARQPETHWTFQYSPEMFSGTELAFSRRVVDAVTQEWAPTPRHKCIVNLPSTVEHSTPNVFADMIEWMHRNLARRDAIVLSVHPHNDRGTGTAAAELALMAGADRIEGCLFGNGERTGNLDLVNVALNLYTQGVAPGLDFSDIDEIRRVVEHCNRLPVHPRHPYAGDLVYTSFSGSHQDAIRKAFAARREGEPWQIPYLPIDPKDLGRSYEAVIRVNSQSGKGGIAYLLETEYGVQLPRRLQIEFSQAVQAVMDAQGTELTAADLWRLFAGEYRIETLAAPRYRLSRPEDEALAGEVELSADLPLGADLRLGAGTARIRGRGNGPIDAFVDGLCRVTGQPLRVLGFSQHALGEGADARSAAYVELRVADRITRFGVAVDANIVTASLKAVVSALLRAGVAIPSGRQDAATTPVREAAAADACAAGAE; encoded by the coding sequence ATGCTCAAAGTCCCCTCGACCAAGTACCGCGCGTTCGCTCCGGTCGGCCTGACCGATCGGACCTGGCCGGACGCGGTGCTGGCGCGCGCGCCGATCTGGCTCAGCACCGATCTGCGCGACGGCAACCAGGCGCTGATCGAGCCGATGGACGTGGCGCGCAAACTCGCAATGTTCGAACTGCTGGTGAAGATCGGCTTCAAGGAAATCGAGGTCGGCTTTCCCTCGGCGTCGCAGGTCGAGTTCGACTTCGTGCGCAAGCTGATCGACGAAGACCTGATTCCTGACGACGTGACGATCCAGGTGCTGACCCAGGCGCGCGAGCCGCTGGTCGCGCGCACCTTCGAGTCGCTGCGCGGGGCCCGACGCGCGATCGTCCACCTGTACAACGCGGTCGCACCGGTGATGCGCCGCGTCGTGCTGGGTCTGGACGAGGGCGGGATCGTCGATTTGGCGGTGACCCATGCGCGATTGTTCCGCGAGCTGGCCGCCCGGCAACCGGAGACGCACTGGACCTTCCAGTATTCGCCCGAGATGTTTTCGGGCACCGAGCTGGCATTCTCCAGGCGCGTTGTCGACGCGGTGACTCAAGAATGGGCTCCGACGCCGCGGCACAAGTGCATCGTCAACCTGCCGTCCACGGTCGAGCATTCAACGCCGAACGTGTTTGCCGACATGATCGAATGGATGCACCGAAATCTCGCGCGACGCGACGCCATCGTGCTGTCGGTGCATCCGCACAACGACCGCGGCACCGGCACCGCCGCGGCCGAGCTCGCGTTGATGGCCGGCGCCGATCGCATCGAAGGCTGCCTGTTCGGCAACGGCGAGCGTACCGGCAACCTCGACCTCGTCAACGTCGCGCTCAATCTGTATACGCAAGGGGTGGCTCCGGGCCTCGACTTCTCGGACATCGACGAGATCCGGCGAGTGGTCGAGCACTGCAACCGGCTGCCGGTGCACCCGCGCCACCCGTACGCTGGCGATCTGGTCTACACCTCGTTCTCGGGGTCGCACCAGGACGCGATCAGAAAAGCGTTTGCCGCACGCCGCGAAGGCGAGCCGTGGCAAATCCCGTACCTGCCGATCGATCCGAAGGACCTGGGGCGCAGCTACGAGGCGGTGATCCGGGTCAACAGCCAGTCGGGCAAGGGCGGTATCGCCTACCTGCTCGAGACCGAGTACGGGGTGCAGTTGCCGCGCCGGCTGCAGATCGAGTTCAGCCAGGCGGTGCAGGCGGTGATGGATGCGCAGGGCACCGAGCTCACCGCGGCCGACCTGTGGCGGTTGTTCGCGGGCGAATACCGGATCGAGACGCTGGCTGCGCCGCGCTACCGGCTCTCACGGCCCGAGGACGAAGCGCTGGCCGGTGAAGTCGAACTGAGCGCCGATCTGCCGCTGGGCGCCGATCTGCGACTGGGCGCCGGCACGGCCCGCATCCGCGGCCGCGGCAACGGACCGATCGATGCGTTCGTCGATGGCCTTTGCCGTGTCACCGGGCAGCCGCTGCGCGTGCTGGGCTTCAGCCAGCATGCGCTGGGCGAGGGCGCTGACGCGCGTTCGGCGGCCTACGTCGAACTGCGCGTCGCCGATCGCATCACCCGGTTCGGCGTCGCGGTCGACGCGAACATCGTCACTGCGTCGTTGAAGGCGGTGGTTTCGGCCTTGCTGCGCGCAGGCGTCGCGATTCCGTCCGGTCGGCAGGATGCCGCCACGACCCCCGTGCGCGAAGCAGCGGCTGCCGATGCCTGCGCGGCCGGCGCTGAATAA
- a CDS encoding CDP-diacylglycerol--serine O-phosphatidyltransferase has translation MHDGSDSDTEAVRDEGVLVRRRRKGIYVLPNLFTLAALFGGFYAIVMAMNAQFGMAVIGIFAAMVLDSLDGRVARMTNTQSAFGEQMDSLADMVSFGAAPALISYEWTLKELGRWGWIAAFVYCACAALRLARFNVNTGVVDKRYFQGLPSPAAAALVIGFIWVVTDLGLERSEMAWPMFAIALYAGLTMVTNVPFYSFKDVHMKKSVPFVVIVAIALGIAVINIHPPTVLFCLFLGYGVSGYVVYGWRKSKGIQTSVISTSTDEPEERDLHR, from the coding sequence ATGCATGACGGTTCCGATTCCGATACAGAGGCAGTGCGTGACGAAGGCGTGCTGGTGCGCCGCCGCCGCAAGGGCATCTATGTGCTGCCCAACCTGTTCACGCTCGCCGCGCTATTCGGTGGCTTCTACGCGATCGTGATGGCGATGAACGCGCAGTTCGGCATGGCGGTGATCGGCATTTTCGCGGCGATGGTGCTCGACAGCCTGGACGGCCGCGTCGCGCGCATGACGAACACGCAGAGCGCGTTCGGCGAGCAGATGGATTCGCTGGCCGACATGGTTTCGTTCGGAGCCGCGCCGGCGCTGATCAGCTACGAATGGACGCTGAAGGAACTGGGCCGCTGGGGCTGGATCGCGGCCTTCGTCTACTGCGCCTGCGCGGCGCTGCGGCTCGCGCGCTTCAACGTGAACACCGGTGTCGTCGACAAGCGCTATTTCCAGGGCTTGCCGTCGCCCGCGGCCGCGGCGCTGGTCATCGGCTTCATCTGGGTCGTGACCGATCTGGGCCTGGAGCGCAGCGAGATGGCGTGGCCGATGTTCGCAATCGCCTTGTATGCCGGCCTCACGATGGTGACGAACGTGCCGTTCTACAGCTTCAAGGACGTCCACATGAAGAAGAGCGTGCCGTTCGTCGTGATCGTCGCGATCGCGCTCGGCATCGCGGTCATCAACATTCATCCGCCGACCGTGCTGTTCTGCCTGTTCCTGGGCTATGGCGTCAGCGGCTACGTGGTCTACGGCTGGCGCAAATCGAAGGGCATACAGACCAGCGTGATCAGCACCTCGACCGACGAGCCGGAAGAGCGCGACCTGCACCGATGA
- a CDS encoding Ketol-acid reductoisomerase (NADP(+)): protein MKVYYDKDCDLSLIKGKTVAIIGYGSQGHAHAQNLNDSGVKVVVGLRKGGASWGKAEKAGLKVAEVAEAVKSADVVMILLPDEQIATVYRNDVAPHIRQGASLVFAHGFNVHYGFVQPRADLDVWMVAPKAPGHTVRSTYVQGGGVPQLVAVHQDQSGKARDLALSYAMANGGGKAGIIETSFREETETDLFGEQAVLCGGTVELIKAGFETLVEAGYAPEMAYFECLHELKLIVDLIYEGGIANMNYSISNNAEYGEYTTGPKIVTDETRAAMKKALHDIQNGEYAKSFVSENIAGAPTLLSRRRLMAEHPIEVVGAKLRDMMPWIKKNKLVDQTRN, encoded by the coding sequence ATGAAGGTTTATTACGACAAGGACTGCGACCTGAGCCTGATCAAGGGCAAGACGGTGGCGATCATCGGCTACGGCAGCCAGGGCCATGCGCACGCGCAGAACCTGAACGACAGCGGCGTGAAGGTCGTCGTCGGATTGCGCAAGGGCGGCGCCTCATGGGGCAAGGCCGAGAAGGCCGGGCTCAAGGTCGCCGAGGTCGCCGAGGCGGTCAAGAGCGCCGACGTGGTGATGATTCTGCTGCCCGACGAGCAGATCGCCACCGTGTACCGCAACGACGTGGCGCCGCACATCCGGCAGGGCGCGTCGCTGGTGTTCGCGCATGGCTTCAACGTGCATTACGGCTTCGTGCAGCCACGCGCCGACCTGGACGTGTGGATGGTCGCGCCCAAGGCGCCGGGCCACACCGTGCGCAGCACCTACGTGCAGGGCGGCGGCGTGCCGCAGCTGGTCGCGGTGCACCAGGACCAGTCGGGCAAGGCGCGCGACCTGGCGCTGTCCTACGCGATGGCGAATGGCGGCGGCAAGGCCGGCATCATCGAGACCAGTTTCCGCGAAGAGACCGAGACCGACCTGTTCGGCGAGCAGGCGGTGCTGTGCGGCGGCACGGTGGAACTGATCAAGGCCGGCTTCGAGACGCTGGTCGAGGCCGGCTACGCGCCCGAGATGGCCTACTTCGAATGCCTGCACGAACTCAAACTGATCGTCGACCTGATCTACGAGGGCGGCATCGCGAACATGAACTACTCGATCTCGAACAACGCGGAGTACGGTGAATACACCACCGGCCCGAAGATCGTGACCGACGAGACCCGGGCCGCGATGAAGAAGGCGCTGCACGACATCCAGAACGGCGAGTACGCGAAGAGCTTCGTCTCGGAGAACATCGCCGGCGCGCCGACGCTGCTGAGCCGGCGCCGCCTGATGGCCGAGCATCCGATCGAGGTCGTCGGCGCCAAGCTGCGCGACATGATGCCCTGGATCAAGAAGAACAAGCTGGTGGACCAGACGCGCAACTGA
- a CDS encoding Acetolactate synthase small subunit, which produces MKHIIAVLLENEPGALSRVVALFSARGYNIESLTVAPTEDPSLSRMTIQTTGSDDVIEQITKHLNRLIEVVKVVDLTEGSYTERELMMVKVRAVGKEREEMKRMADIFRGRIIDVTDKSYTIELTGDQSKNDAFLVAIERGAILETVRTGASGIGRGERILRL; this is translated from the coding sequence ATGAAGCACATCATTGCGGTGCTGCTGGAGAACGAGCCGGGCGCGTTGTCACGTGTCGTCGCGCTGTTTTCCGCGCGCGGCTACAACATCGAATCGCTGACCGTCGCGCCGACCGAGGACCCGAGCCTGTCGCGCATGACGATACAGACGACCGGCTCCGACGACGTGATCGAGCAGATCACCAAGCACCTGAACCGGCTGATCGAGGTGGTCAAGGTGGTCGATCTGACCGAGGGCAGCTACACCGAGCGCGAGCTGATGATGGTCAAGGTGCGCGCGGTCGGCAAGGAGCGCGAGGAGATGAAGCGCATGGCCGACATCTTCCGCGGCCGCATCATCGACGTGACCGACAAGAGCTACACCATCGAACTGACCGGTGACCAGTCGAAGAACGACGCGTTCCTGGTCGCGATCGAGCGCGGCGCGATCCTGGAGACGGTGCGCACCGGCGCCAGCGGCATCGGCCGCGGCGAGCGAATCCTCAGGCTGTGA
- a CDS encoding Acetolactate synthase large subunit, with amino-acid sequence MEISKEEMASAAAAAQAPARPAPAAPQELMGAEIVVKALQAENVRYVWGYPGGAVLYIYDAFYKQDTIQHILVRHEQAAVHAADGYARATGDVGVALVTSGPGATNAVTGIATAYMDSIPMVIITGQVPTHAIGLDAFQECDTVGITRPVVKHNFLVKDVRQLAGVIKQAFHIARTGRPGPVVIDIPKDVSFKKATYTGYPETISMRSYNPVKKGHAGQIRKAVQLLLGAKRPYVYSGGGVVLGNASEQLRTLVGLLGCPVTNTLMGLGAYPASDRKFLGMLGMHGTIEANNAMQHCDVLLAVGARFDDRVIGNTKHFAQNERKIIHIDIDPSSISKRVKVDIPIVGDVREVLGDLIEALRESGQQPDAKALAGWWDTIEGWRRRDCLKYSRGTGDVIKPQHVVETLWNLTKDADAYITADVGQHQMWAAQYYRFDEPRRWINSGGLGTMGVGIPYAMGIKMARPDSEVYCITGEGSVQMCIQELSTCLQYNTPIKIVSLNNRYLGMVRQWQEVEYAGRYSSSYMDALPNFVKLAEAYGHVGMLIESPQDVEPALREARKLKDRTVFMDFRTDPTENVFPMVQAGKGITEMLLGSEDL; translated from the coding sequence ATGGAAATCTCCAAGGAAGAAATGGCCTCGGCCGCCGCCGCGGCGCAGGCGCCCGCCCGGCCCGCGCCGGCCGCCCCGCAGGAACTGATGGGCGCGGAAATCGTCGTGAAGGCGCTGCAGGCGGAGAACGTGCGCTATGTCTGGGGCTACCCCGGCGGGGCGGTGCTCTACATCTACGACGCGTTCTACAAGCAGGACACGATCCAGCACATCTTGGTGCGGCACGAGCAGGCGGCGGTGCACGCGGCCGACGGCTACGCGCGCGCGACCGGCGACGTTGGCGTGGCGTTGGTCACATCGGGGCCCGGGGCCACGAATGCGGTGACCGGCATCGCGACCGCGTACATGGACAGCATCCCGATGGTGATCATCACCGGCCAGGTGCCGACCCATGCGATCGGGCTCGACGCATTCCAGGAATGCGACACGGTCGGCATCACGCGCCCGGTGGTCAAGCACAACTTCCTGGTGAAGGACGTGCGGCAACTGGCCGGCGTGATCAAGCAGGCGTTCCATATCGCGCGTACCGGCCGCCCCGGACCGGTGGTGATCGACATCCCGAAGGACGTGTCGTTCAAGAAGGCCACCTACACCGGCTATCCGGAAACGATTTCGATGCGCTCGTACAACCCGGTGAAGAAGGGCCACGCCGGGCAGATCCGCAAGGCGGTGCAACTGCTGCTCGGCGCGAAGCGCCCGTACGTCTACAGCGGCGGCGGCGTGGTGCTGGGCAACGCATCCGAGCAGCTGCGTACCCTGGTCGGCCTGCTCGGCTGTCCGGTCACGAACACGCTGATGGGCCTGGGTGCCTATCCGGCGAGCGACCGCAAGTTCCTCGGCATGCTGGGCATGCATGGCACGATCGAGGCCAACAACGCGATGCAGCATTGCGACGTGCTGCTCGCGGTGGGGGCGCGCTTCGATGACCGGGTCATCGGCAACACCAAGCATTTCGCGCAGAACGAACGCAAGATCATCCACATCGACATTGACCCGTCGAGCATCTCGAAGCGGGTGAAGGTCGACATCCCGATCGTCGGCGACGTGCGCGAGGTGCTGGGCGACCTGATCGAGGCGCTGCGCGAGTCCGGGCAGCAGCCCGACGCGAAGGCGCTGGCCGGCTGGTGGGACACGATCGAAGGCTGGCGCCGGCGCGACTGCCTCAAGTACAGCCGCGGCACCGGCGACGTGATCAAGCCACAGCATGTGGTCGAGACGTTGTGGAACCTGACGAAGGACGCCGACGCCTACATCACCGCGGACGTCGGACAGCACCAGATGTGGGCGGCGCAGTACTACCGGTTCGACGAGCCGCGACGCTGGATCAACTCGGGCGGCCTGGGCACGATGGGCGTCGGCATTCCGTACGCGATGGGCATCAAGATGGCGCGCCCCGACAGCGAGGTGTACTGCATCACCGGGGAGGGCTCGGTGCAAATGTGCATCCAGGAACTGTCGACCTGCCTGCAGTACAACACGCCGATCAAGATCGTGTCGCTGAACAATCGCTACCTCGGCATGGTGCGGCAGTGGCAGGAGGTCGAGTACGCGGGCCGCTACAGCAGCAGCTACATGGACGCGCTGCCGAACTTCGTGAAGCTGGCCGAGGCCTACGGCCATGTGGGCATGCTGATCGAGAGTCCACAGGATGTCGAACCGGCGTTGCGCGAGGCGCGCAAGCTCAAGGACCGGACCGTGTTCATGGACTTTCGCACCGATCCGACCGAGAACGTGTTCCCGATGGTGCAGGCCGGCAAGGGCATCACCGAGATGCTGCTCGGGTCCGAGGATCTTTGA
- a CDS encoding DNA-directed RNA polymerase specialized sigma subunit, sigma24-like has translation MASEHELSDFLKSVEKRAFKRSVYHVRNEEAALDIVQDSMMKLAEHYGDKPIAELPMLFQRILSNCTLDWFRRQKTRNALFSNLGDFDGLDEDGSFDILETLQVDDDSQRTESAEDATGRAQMLRQIEAQIQELPLRQRQAFLMRYWEDMDVAETAAAMGCSEGSVKTHCSRAIQALSKALRTKGIHL, from the coding sequence TTGGCCTCCGAACACGAACTCTCAGACTTCCTCAAGAGCGTCGAGAAGCGGGCCTTCAAACGTTCGGTCTACCACGTCCGCAACGAGGAGGCTGCGCTCGACATCGTGCAGGACAGCATGATGAAGCTGGCCGAGCATTACGGCGACAAGCCGATCGCCGAGTTGCCGATGCTGTTCCAGCGCATCCTGTCGAACTGCACGCTGGACTGGTTCCGGCGCCAGAAGACGCGCAACGCGCTGTTTTCGAACCTGGGCGACTTCGATGGGCTGGACGAGGACGGAAGTTTCGACATCCTGGAAACTTTGCAGGTCGACGATGACTCCCAGCGCACGGAAAGTGCCGAGGACGCGACCGGAAGGGCGCAGATGCTGCGCCAGATCGAAGCCCAGATCCAGGAGTTGCCATTGCGTCAACGCCAGGCGTTTCTGATGCGTTACTGGGAAGATATGGACGTCGCCGAGACGGCGGCGGCCATGGGTTGCTCCGAGGGCAGCGTCAAGACGCATTGCTCGCGCGCGATCCAGGCCCTGAGCAAGGCGCTTAGGACAAAGGGAATACATCTATGA
- a CDS encoding Putative transmembrane protein produces the protein MLAVDLRAPPLARRMACWVYEGVLLFGVVFIAGYLFSALTQMRNPLEHRHWLQGFLFVVFGAYFTWLWTKGQTLAMKTWDIRIVDRQGLPLTQARALLRYLLCWLWFLPPLALEAALRLSGGESALLTLAWVVLWALASRLHPQRQFWHDALAGTRLVTVPAIR, from the coding sequence ATGCTAGCCGTCGACCTGCGGGCGCCGCCGCTCGCCCGACGCATGGCGTGCTGGGTCTACGAAGGCGTGCTGCTGTTCGGCGTGGTGTTCATCGCCGGCTATCTGTTCAGCGCGCTCACGCAGATGCGCAACCCGCTGGAGCACCGCCACTGGCTGCAGGGGTTCCTGTTCGTCGTGTTCGGTGCCTATTTCACCTGGCTCTGGACCAAGGGCCAGACGCTGGCGATGAAGACCTGGGACATCCGAATCGTCGACCGGCAGGGCTTGCCGCTGACCCAGGCGCGCGCGCTGCTGCGCTACCTGCTCTGCTGGTTGTGGTTCCTGCCGCCGCTGGCGCTGGAGGCGGCGCTGCGGTTGTCGGGCGGCGAATCGGCGCTGCTGACCCTGGCCTGGGTCGTGCTCTGGGCGCTGGCCAGCCGGCTGCATCCGCAGCGGCAGTTCTGGCACGACGCGCTGGCCGGAACGCGGCTGGTGACGGTCCCGGCCATCCGTTGA
- a CDS encoding diacylglycerol kinase: MSASERDAASHTGNSPPRRRYGLSRIGPAACHSLAGLRAGWLEPAFRQETVLAVLMVPAAFWLGRSWVEIALLAGSVLLVLIVELLNTGIEAAIDRIGPEWHDLSKRAKDLGSAAVLLGLLLCGGIWAAAIYERFIA; this comes from the coding sequence ATGTCTGCATCGGAACGCGACGCCGCATCCCACACCGGCAACTCTCCTCCCCGGCGGCGCTACGGGCTGAGCCGCATCGGCCCGGCCGCCTGCCATTCGCTGGCCGGGTTGCGCGCCGGCTGGCTCGAACCGGCGTTCCGGCAGGAAACCGTGTTGGCGGTGCTGATGGTGCCGGCCGCGTTCTGGCTCGGTCGCAGCTGGGTCGAGATCGCGCTGCTGGCCGGCTCGGTGCTGCTGGTGCTGATCGTGGAACTGCTGAACACGGGCATCGAGGCTGCGATCGACCGCATCGGGCCTGAATGGCACGACCTGTCCAAGCGCGCGAAGGATCTGGGCAGCGCTGCCGTGCTGCTCGGCCTGTTGCTGTGCGGTGGCATCTGGGCCGCAGCGATCTACGAGAGGTTTATTGCATGA
- a CDS encoding Lysine decarboxylase family — protein MTPAFSICVYCGSRPGASAEYGAAAATVGRWIGEHHGQLVYGGGARGLMGALAGAALAAGARVVGIIPQALIDKEQAQLACSELHVVGTMHERKRLMAERSDAFLALPGGIGTFEEFFEAWTWRQLGYHDKPVGLLNIGGYYDRLIDFLSVSVHQQFMDPWQMTLIREDNDPAALLRDLIQSAGLSPQPRLDAM, from the coding sequence ATGACGCCGGCGTTCTCGATCTGCGTGTATTGCGGCTCGCGCCCCGGCGCGAGCGCCGAATATGGGGCGGCCGCGGCCACGGTCGGGCGCTGGATCGGCGAGCACCACGGCCAGCTGGTCTATGGCGGCGGCGCGCGCGGCCTGATGGGCGCGTTGGCGGGGGCGGCCCTTGCCGCCGGCGCCCGGGTCGTCGGCATCATCCCGCAGGCGCTGATCGACAAGGAACAGGCACAGCTCGCCTGCAGCGAGTTGCACGTGGTCGGCACGATGCACGAGCGCAAGCGCCTGATGGCCGAGCGATCCGACGCATTCCTCGCGCTGCCGGGCGGCATCGGCACCTTCGAGGAATTCTTCGAAGCATGGACCTGGCGCCAGCTCGGCTACCACGACAAGCCGGTCGGCCTGCTCAATATCGGCGGCTACTACGACCGCTTGATCGACTTCCTCAGCGTGAGCGTGCACCAGCAGTTCATGGACCCATGGCAGATGACGCTGATCCGCGAGGACAACGACCCGGCGGCGCTGCTGCGCGACCTGATCCAGAGCGCGGGCCTGAGCCCGCAACCGCGCCTCGACGCGATGTGA
- a CDS encoding Nitrogen regulatory protein P-II, which translates to MKQITAVVKPFKLEEVREALAECGVTGLTVTEVKGFGRQKGHTELYRGAEYVVDFLPKVKIEVVVKGDDVERCVEAIVKAARTGKIGDGKIFVTSVEQVVRIRTGEQDEAAV; encoded by the coding sequence ATGAAACAGATCACCGCCGTCGTCAAACCGTTCAAGCTCGAAGAAGTCCGCGAGGCGCTGGCCGAATGCGGCGTCACCGGCCTGACGGTCACCGAAGTCAAGGGCTTCGGCCGTCAGAAGGGCCATACCGAGCTGTACCGCGGCGCCGAATACGTGGTCGATTTCCTGCCGAAGGTGAAGATCGAGGTGGTCGTCAAGGGCGACGACGTCGAGCGCTGCGTCGAGGCGATCGTGAAGGCGGCGCGCACCGGCAAGATCGGCGACGGCAAAATCTTCGTCACCAGCGTCGAGCAGGTGGTGCGCATCCGCACCGGCGAGCAGGACGAGGCGGCGGTCTGA
- a CDS encoding NAD synthetase / Glutamine amidotransferase chain of NAD synthetase: MTLKIRVAQFDFVVGDMAGNAQRIIDAARASHADGARLLLTPELSICGYAAEDLFLRPAFIAACDDAVKTVARELAGLKGMVVVVGHPAGGDERTRSRAVQHRANAASVLCEGRVLATYAKRELPNYQVFDERRYFTPGRGVCVFPVGGGRDRLNVGLLICEDAWFDEPARLAKAAGAELLAVINASPFHVGKGVEREAMMRQRAEACALPLVYAHLVGGQDEVVFEGCSFALQADGRLAGRAPVFQEDLFEVQVDRAQSAINLVANTAPAPSPEAELWDALVLGVRDYVGKNGFPGAIIGLSGGIDSALVLAVAVDALGPDRVRTVMMPSPYTADISWIDAREMAERLGVRYDEISIVPEFEAFLVSLAPQFEGRAPDTAEENIQARIRGTMLMALSNKFGAIVLTTGNKSELATGYCTLYGDMAGGFAVIKDLFKTTVYRLARWRNANDPYRRGANPIPERIITRAPSAELRPEQTDQDSLPPYEVLDAILERYMENDQGVEEIARAGFERAVVERVARLVRINEYKRRQAPVGIRVTHRSFGKDWRYPITSRFRA; the protein is encoded by the coding sequence ATGACGCTCAAGATCCGTGTCGCGCAGTTCGATTTCGTCGTCGGCGACATGGCCGGCAATGCGCAGAGAATCATCGACGCCGCGCGCGCATCGCATGCCGACGGCGCGCGGCTGCTGCTGACGCCGGAACTGTCGATCTGCGGCTACGCGGCCGAGGATCTGTTCCTGCGCCCGGCCTTCATCGCCGCCTGCGATGATGCCGTGAAAACCGTGGCCCGCGAACTGGCCGGGTTAAAGGGCATGGTGGTCGTGGTCGGCCACCCCGCCGGCGGCGACGAGCGCACGCGGAGCAGGGCGGTGCAGCACCGCGCCAACGCGGCCAGCGTGCTGTGCGAGGGCCGCGTGCTGGCGACCTACGCCAAGCGCGAACTGCCGAACTACCAGGTGTTCGACGAGCGCCGCTACTTCACGCCGGGCCGCGGCGTCTGCGTGTTCCCGGTCGGCGGAGGCAGAGATCGCCTGAACGTCGGCCTGCTGATCTGCGAGGACGCCTGGTTCGACGAGCCGGCGCGGCTCGCGAAGGCGGCCGGCGCCGAGCTGCTGGCGGTGATCAACGCGTCGCCGTTCCATGTCGGCAAGGGCGTGGAACGCGAGGCGATGATGCGCCAGCGTGCAGAGGCCTGCGCGCTGCCGCTGGTCTATGCGCACCTGGTCGGTGGGCAGGACGAGGTGGTGTTCGAGGGCTGCTCGTTCGCGCTGCAGGCCGACGGGCGGCTCGCCGGGCGCGCTCCGGTTTTTCAGGAAGATCTGTTCGAAGTCCAGGTGGATCGTGCACAGTCTGCTATCAACCTGGTAGCAAACACCGCGCCGGCGCCATCCCCCGAGGCCGAGTTGTGGGACGCGCTGGTGCTGGGCGTGCGCGACTACGTCGGCAAGAACGGCTTTCCCGGCGCGATCATCGGCCTCTCGGGCGGCATCGACTCGGCGCTGGTGCTCGCGGTGGCGGTCGATGCGCTCGGCCCGGATCGGGTGCGCACGGTGATGATGCCGTCGCCGTACACCGCCGACATCAGCTGGATCGACGCGCGCGAGATGGCCGAGCGCCTAGGCGTGCGCTACGACGAGATCTCGATCGTGCCCGAGTTCGAGGCGTTCCTGGTCAGTCTCGCGCCGCAGTTCGAGGGACGGGCGCCGGACACGGCCGAGGAGAACATCCAGGCGCGCATCCGCGGCACGATGCTGATGGCGCTGTCGAACAAGTTCGGCGCGATCGTGCTGACCACCGGCAACAAGAGCGAACTGGCGACCGGCTACTGTACGCTGTACGGCGATATGGCGGGCGGCTTCGCGGTGATCAAGGATTTGTTCAAGACCACGGTGTACCGGCTCGCGCGCTGGCGCAATGCGAACGACCCGTACCGGCGCGGCGCGAATCCGATTCCGGAACGCATCATCACCCGCGCGCCGAGCGCCGAATTGCGGCCGGAGCAGACCGACCAGGATTCGCTGCCGCCGTACGAGGTGCTGGACGCGATCCTCGAGCGCTACATGGAGAACGACCAGGGGGTCGAGGAGATCGCCCGCGCCGGCTTCGAGCGCGCCGTGGTCGAGCGCGTCGCGCGCCTCGTGCGGATCAACGAATACAAGCGGCGCCAGGCGCCGGTTGGAATCCGCGTCACGCACCGCAGCTTCGGCAAGGATTGGCGCTATCCTATAACCAGCCGCTTTCGTGCTTGA